CGACAGGTCGATCAGGTCCCGCAGCGCGGGCGCGGCCAGCACCGTGCCGGGCTCCTGGAGGTCGGCCTGGATCACCACGGTGTTCGGGTCCGCGGCGAGCATGTCCCGGGCGTACAGCACCGCGGTCGGGTCGACGTCGACATAGGCGGTCCGGGCGCCCGGGTCGATCGCCTGGGCGATCTCGTGCACGTTGCCCTCGGTGGGGATGCCGGAGCCCAGGTCGAGGAACTGGTCGATGCCGCGGGACAGGGCGAACCGGACCGCCCGCCGCAGGAAGGCCCGGTTGGCGCGGGCGATCTCCGGGATGTCGGGGACGAGCTCGACGGCCCGGGTGGCGACCACCCGGTCGGCGGCGAAGTTGTGCGTCCCGCCCAGGAAGGCGTCGTAGATGCGGGCCGCGCTGGGCTTGTTCGGGTCGATTCCCATAATTCACTTTTTACCCAGTCCGCACGAAAAATCTGGGA
Above is a genomic segment from Actinoplanes ianthinogenes containing:
- a CDS encoding SAM-dependent methyltransferase; translation: MGIDPNKPSAARIYDAFLGGTHNFAADRVVATRAVELVPDIPEIARANRAFLRRAVRFALSRGIDQFLDLGSGIPTEGNVHEIAQAIDPGARTAYVDVDPTAVLYARDMLAADPNTVVIQADLQEPGTVLAAPALRDLIDLSRPVAVLMIAVLHFAPDSPRLTAALRDYRAAVAPGSLLAISHTTGSGADPAALERIADLYNRTGTPLVLRDRAQVAGLFEGWELVEPGVVFCPQWHPDPEDPPEADPARLLMLGGAGLARH